From the genome of Bactrocera oleae isolate idBacOlea1 chromosome 2, idBacOlea1, whole genome shotgun sequence, one region includes:
- the LOC138855655 gene encoding zinc finger protein 830: MGRHQENRLRLSARTKVAETEHKVDSKLAKTNSNGQIECIICKVTVKSATLWKVHANSKLHKERITIAKQIKSTFKGVIPEATTKLSTPTPQTPKSSTKVVETPKGAIAVQKSSKSIQQIVTKAAPNFTEKSASANNVDTLLPEKFFDDPVKDAKIRNAEYKDPQTDEWERFQREIREASSVSVAIIAGEQMESAFDRDLDEINDQMKHWSRYMNLEARKGVLSVNKDHKSETHSSDENESDDETATTSEFSDWRSKSFL, translated from the coding sequence atgggACGGCATCAGGAAAATCGCCTAAGATTGTCGGCAAGAACGAAAGTAGCTGAAACGGAGCATAAAGTCGATTCAAAATTGGCGAAGACAAATTCGAATGGACAAATTGAGTGCATTATTTGCAAAGTCACTGTAAAATCGGCCACATTATGGAAGGTGCATGCGAACTCCAAGCTGCACAAGGAACGCATAACGAttgcaaagcaaataaaatcgacttttaaaggTGTTATACCGGAAGCGACTACGAAGTTGTCCACACCGACACCACAAACACCAAAATCATCCACAAAAGTAGTGGAGACGCCGAAAGGGGCGATTGCAGTGCAAAAGAGTTCGAAAAGCATACAACAAATTGTAACAAAAGCAGCGCCTAACTTCACGGAAAAATCTGCATCCGCCAATAATGTAGACACTTTGTTGCCCGAGAAGTTCTTTGATGATCCCGTAAAGGATGCGAAAATACGTAATGCAGAATATAAGGACCCACAAACGGATGAGTGGGAACGTTTTCAGCGTGAAATTCGTGAAGCATCCTCTGTATCTGTTGCAATTATTGCTGGTGAGCAAATGGAATCAGCATTCGATCGTGACTTGGATGAGATCAATGATCAAATGAAGCATTGGTCTAGATATATGAATTTGGAGGCGCGCAAGGGTGTGCTTAGCGTAAATAAAGACCACAAATCCGAAACTCACAGCTCTGACGAGAATGAAAGTGATGATGAGACAGCAACAACTTCTGAATTTTCGGACTGGCGTTCGAAGTCATTTCTTTAA